The Meles meles chromosome 12, mMelMel3.1 paternal haplotype, whole genome shotgun sequence genomic sequence TATCTCTAAGCACTAGGAATTACACCCAGCGTGTCACAGTGCTGTTAGTACGAGAGGGAGGTAGAATCGAGACAAGCAGAGAGTCACAGATGCCTTGTGGGCATTGCTTCTACTATTAAAGTAGCTGTggttcctttttaagattttcttctttgtgcttaTGATTGAATTCGTAAACTAAACGAGCTCTGCATAAATAATGCAAATCCGTTACATTTATGTGCTTTCATTATGGCATTGACTCACATAATGCCaagaaataaattcagaattGCATAGAAAACACGGAGTAGTTTGAACCTGGCCACAGGGCTTCCACCGTGCTTCTCTTCATGTTTTCGATTTTGTGCACAAGGATTACCTTTGAAAGCGAGGTGATACTACAGACCCCATCGGAAGGGCTGAGCATGAAccatgctggggagagggggtgctCTGCACAGACCCCTGTCAGTTTCCTCTGCCTGGTCCCCTGACCGCAGGCAAACAGAACAGCAGTCTAGTGGAGTTGCAAAGAGCATGCCTTTGTCCTTAAAGGTTTTATGCGATGTCCGGATGTGAAgtgataataaaaatgtttatgctttttcatccatgaaaaaaagaacatataaacAGTTTTATGAAAGAACCATAGATATaagttataaatttttatttagattgaatcagatttacttaaaatttattcatatagagggttattttttaagattttatttatttaaaatatttgacaaagaggtagcaagagagcacaagctgggggacagcagagggagagggagaaaaagacttgatcccaggaccccaggatcaggacctaagcggaaggcagatgcttaactgactgagtcacccaggcatccctcatttaCCAAGTTCtgaaacagtttttatttttatttatttgtttatttataaaaatattttatttatttatttgacagacagagatcacaagtaggcagagaggcaggcagagagagagaggaggaagcaggctccctaccgagcagagagcctgatgcggggctccatcccagggtcctggaatcatgacccgagccaaaggcagaggcttaacccactgagccacccagtcacccctgaaGTCGTTTTTAGAATATGGCTTTCTTGTGCCCTAGCTCTAGTTAGTGGAGTGTCCGTGTTTCAGCAAAGTGTTGATGGTCTTTGTAAaagaatgaagattaaaaaaaaaaaaaaagatttcacttacttatttgacagagagagagacacagcgagagagggaacacaagcaggggcagagggagagggagaagcaggcctcccgccaagcagggagcccgatgcttggcttggtccctgggatcatgacctgagcccaaggcagatgcttaacgactgagccactcaagcgccacaataatgaagatttttttaaattctctttgctCTCTTTTTGCACTGAGAAAAATTGAGTGTGTAACTATGTGTATTCAAAAGAACTCAGAATCTTAATTACCTATCAGGTGAAGagttttcaagaaatagaaagtctTTAAAGGAGTGCTGGGCAAATTTATCTGCTGTGCGGCACTTTATAGACAAAATTGTCTTTGGTCTTTGGTCAGTGACATATATAGAAAGGGCCTGATTATGAGATTATATCAGACTGGCTTGCATACTGGTAAAAATcatgattttggttttttgttcctcgtaatgttcatttttttctgttgttagaGGTAGTATGTTGTTTGGGTTTTACAATCAAAATGCATTCATTAGTTACTCatgtaatgtgaaaaaaaataaaaattaaaataatatgtattttatcatgcccccccttaaaaaaagagaggaaaagaattgTCATTAATCCTCCCATccaaaaaaagcttttttaaatacttaggtatattTGCTCTCAGGCttttcctgtgtgtttgtgtatacagAACTTACATTGTGATTTGATCATACAGTTGATACAATTCTGAATCCTTTTTTGACTCAGCATTAATtatattgtgaaaattttcaaatttggtGAAAGATCTAGTTAGAATCACAGATTAAAAGCTCTTCCCAGCCATGCATTTTGCAAATTTTAACTTCAGGAACAAGGGGAAAACAAGTTACTGGAACATTAAATTTTTGGAAATGAAGAGATTTGTGTTGATATGGctgatgaaaattattttaataacatttattcttaaatagcagagagagaaaaaaggaaagatgagttACTTGATATTGCAAAGTCAAAGCAAGAACGCACAAACGCAGAACTCCATAATCTGAGACAGGTACGTTCCCTAATTACACTGTTCTTACTATTTGGGACGCTTTTATAAACAAACATCAAATAAGGAAAagtatgtgtcagtttttgtttattgtgCTTTTGGAACCCTAACTACGTTAAAGGTATGTCATATTTAGCATAGCTGATAGGGTCTTGCTTTCGGAAATGAAGGGTTTGGGAGACCAGTGACACTAACAAATCTGAGTGCTAAcgtaggaaaaataaaagcaaacatatttAGCATATTTCTCCATCACTGATCTGTTTTAGCATTTGAATGTTGGCTCAATATAGTTTTGTTGTCACATCTCATTGATTTATCAATATCTACGGCAGATTTATGTAAAACAACAGAGTGATCTGcagtttcttaattttaatgtggaAAATTCTCAGGAATTAATACAGATATATGACTCAAAGATGGAGGAATCAAAGGTTCTGGAGTCCAGGTAATCTTAGCAAGATGCTATTAGTAtgatcttgtattttattttatcattcaaTCTATTAAGTACTTACTATGGGCCAGTATCTACTGTCATTCCTTATATGGTAGGAAATCCATACATATGAGCTAGTAATTGTCATTATGATTCTGGGTTGTAATGAGACCTGATCTTAGAATTTTAGGCCTGACCCTGATTTTAGCCTCTTGATAAAAGAAATGCATTAGCCTTATTTGTATGTCTGTTGTGTACAGGCTTTGAGCTCAAGTAGAAACCAGAGGTGACTCATTTACTCCTTCGTGAGGACTCCGAGTTTAGTGTTGAGCACTCACTGAGCTGGGAGTGGGGAAAATATACAGAGGACATGGTCCTTGCCTAAGAGATAGCACCAACAAATGGTATAAATAACTGTAGGAATTCAGCTAGCCAAGGGTGATCTTTGCTTTGAGCTggattttcctgttttccttatTAATAGGAGACACCTTTTCTTGCTTATAATGAGCGGTGTGTGAACTAAATTGGTTTctgtaaatataataatatttattatatatatttgtatatagttatttaatatatatttatatattgtatatatttatatatataaaatataaatatatgagttgtggtttaatttattttttttttaaattttatttatttatttgacagacagagatcacaagtaggcagagaggcaggcagagagagaggaggaagcaggctccctgctgagcagagagccggatatggggctcgatcccagggcgctgggatcatgatctgagcagaaggcagaggctttaacccactgagccacccaggcgtcccccccaGGGACGGTGTGGTTTAATTTAATAGGCGTATAACTGTCCCACAGTTAAATTTAGTCTACTTTTCCAAGCAGAAGTATGACAAGAAGTCATGAATAGGAGCAGGAATTAGGGAAGTTCCCTGCCACTATGTGTGACCATGTAACCACGAAGGCTGGCTGCCCGCAGCTCCTTTGCCTGCTAGTAGTTTTAAGAGCCGTTGGAAGGCAGGCAGTGTGACCGCTGTGCGgggcttccttttctttccaggcCTTTGACTGTGGGGGGTGTTGACACTCTAGCTTTGTgtcccagctgctgctgctgcgggtACATACCACACAGGCCCAGACTGCCCTCATAGGCAAAAGCCCCTACCATACTAGCTTTTCCCTTCTCTATACTTTGTTGCCCCTGAGAGGCCCTTGGGCTAGGCAAGCGAGGTTGTTCTTTAAAAGTgtgaaatgaggggcgcctgggtggctcagtgggttaagcctctgccttcggctcaggtggtgatcccagggtcctgggatcgagccccacattgggctctctgctcagtggggagcctgcttccctctctctctctctgcctgctgctctgcctacttgtgatctctgtttgtcaaatacataaataaaatcttaaaaaaaaaaaaaaaagaatgtgaaatgacCTGTGCCCTTTCAGGAGCTGGGGGTTGAGTTTTCAAGGGTTCAGAACTCTCCAGATTTGAATGCCTGAATACAGAATACATGGGacatgagggggcgcctgggtggctcagtgggttaagccgctgccttcggctcaggtcatgatctcgggatcctgggatcgagtcccgcatcgggctctctgctcagcggagagcctgcttcccttcctctctctctgcctgcctctcttgtgatttctctctgtcaaataaataaaatcttaaaaaaaaaaaaaaagggacatgaGGACAGTTTATGAAAGGGTTTATCATGTTTgtatatattcttaattttctttttatgcacACCTGTTATTCTTACTTTAAACCAGTTTTCAGTATGTTGCCATGTAAATATCTAGCAGGTAATTGGGATGGTCGTGAGTGCTGTATGGTAGACATATTTGGCACTTTCCACTGTGTCTCTGTCCCTTGAATCTCTGTCCCCTTTCAATCCCGGCTTTACCTCTGTTTACTGTGAAACTAATAGAATTATGAAGGGAACAGATCAGTCGACAAGTATTTACAGAACACTTAATGTTTGTGAAAGGCTATCCTAAAGTGCCAGGAGGATTAAAATGCCTCCACATATTAAGAAACCAAGTAGTCTGTTGAAAAGACAGGACATGAAAGTTAGCCAGCGATGTAGTTCTGATAGGAAGTTCGCTTCATGATTAAGTAGATGATACACACAGTAAAACGAGGACTGTGGTGTGGACAGTAAGCATGGTGGGAGTTGAGGACAGGGAGGGCAAAGTGAGCATGTGGGCTTGTGGTCAGAGAGACTTCAGAAAGAATCCACGTTCTcccttatgttttcatttcagacAAATGGGTCTTGATAGGATTTAGCTTAGTGAATGAGTAAATACTTTGGGTAAAGTATCTGGAGTGACAGTATCAAGTGTATCTTACAACTTCCGTTTTTTGTAACGCCACCATAGCAGAGACATGTGTTTGTCAGACCTTGAGAATCACCGCCCAAAAGTCGACatcaagagggagaaaaatcagagATCATTGGTTAAAGATGCAAAATTTGAGACCACGTTCCCACAAAATCGGTCAGACAGGAGCCCCTGTGATATGTGCAAAGAGAAGAAGCGACAGGGTAATCCTtcgtttggggaaaaaaatgtatttgctaTCTCATCTCTGTTTACAAAAGACTTACTGGAGAAGCAAAAGTCTTGGTCTCTGGGAGGAAAAATGCAGATCGAACCGGAAAACCAGAGTAGATTGTGCAAGATCCACACAAAGTCACCAAAAGGTAATGGGATCGGGATTCAGAATGAAGAGAAACAACTCTCCGAAACATCCACGTCATCTGATGAGAGACAGTGGCATGATGTCAACGTGTACCTGGGCCTGGCCAGCTGCTCCGGTTCCAGACAGCCAGAAAAGCCGGATGTTGAAAGTCAAGATGACATAGAAAGGTCTGGAGTCTCCTGTTGCCATGAAAATGAGACCTGCCTGGGGGAGAGTGACATGTATGAATCCAAGTGCTGCCACCCGAGTAACTTCATCATTGAAGCCCCAGGCCCCATGTCTGACATGGAGTGGATGAGCATTTTCAAGCCTTCTAAAGTGCAAAGGATTGTTCGCCACAAATCTGTGTGTACTTGTTCAGAAAGTGCCGGTGGGAGGAAGTACAACTCTGCCACGAGGTTAGTGACGTTTTTTACTGGGCACCGCCAGTGCTGGGCAGTGGACGGGGCTCCGGTCGGTCTGCCTGCTCACTGCTCAACGGAAAGCAGCATTTGTAGACACAAGTCGTGTAGGAGGGACCCATTACTCTCTTCATCAGCACTGAAGCTGTTGAGTTTTCCATTGTGAAGAGTTTGTATCTAGAACAGCTTCTGAGGCAAAGGTTTTGTTTGAAAAAAAGCCGGTTGTTATGAATTGGGTAaatatgttgtttaaaaaaaaaacaaaactaacattGGGGCTACTTTACAGAGTAGAATGCTGCTCTGGGGCATTCCTCAGCCCTGGATGTGTGTGAATCGATAAGCTTTCCATGCAGAGATCACAGTCCCTAGACCCCAGATAAGAACTTTGCCGGGAGCCTCCCCAGCACCGCCCCCCACCCAACTGCACATTTAAATGTCCAACTGCTTCTGCCTTCCTGTTCCCTTTAAGTTtcccaaattttattattttttaaaatcatgcggggcacctgggtggctcagtgggttaagcctctgcctttagaccaggtcatgatctcagggtcctgggatcgagccctgcatcaggctcccagctcagcagggagcctgcttctcccctctctctgcctgcctctctgcctacttgtgatctctctctctatcaaataaataaataaaaatctttaaaaaaaaatcatgcaagaaaaagaatatttgtatGTAAAAAGTTGGTAAAAGttagtagttttttttaagagaagaaaatggattaGCTATTAGCGTAGGCTGCGTTATTCGGACTCCTCTTACTGTTAGAATTGCTGAATCTTGTGGTGGAGGGGCGCTGTAATAATGtctgctatttttaaataaaacctagCTCTTCGATCTTCAATTCCAGAAAGGACAAAGTTGCTATATTGAGAACCTATTTTAATCCTCACACCGACTATCCTAGGACTTGATGATGAAAATTTCTTTCTGATATTTTCATCGTTTGGATTTTTCTTTGGCCCTTTGAGAAGCCtgagtcatttaaaaatcatacagATATTATTCTATCAGttgtgaagttaaaaaaaaaagttgtcccaCTAAATGTTATCtgttcatatttgttttttaattttttaaatttaattttaattttttatttttttatttattttttttaaagattttatttatttatttgacagagagagagatcacaagtaggcagagaggcaggcagagagagaggaggaagcaggctccctgcagagcagagagcccaatgcggggctcgatcccaggaccctgggatcatgacctgagccgaaggcagtggcctaatccactgaaccacccaggcgcccctaattttaattttttaaagattttatttatttatttgacagagagatcacaagtagacagagaggcaggcagagagagggggaagcgggcttcctgctgagcagggagctggatgcatgggacttaatcccaggaccctgagaccgtgacctgagcggaaggcagaggcttaagccagtgagccacccaggcgcccctcatatttgttttttaaagattttctttaaacaaTAGGAATAGGGCACAACTGCACATTGTTCGCTACTGAACATGCATATATTAAGGGAACAGTTTATAGGAGTTTTAAAAGACTAGTAGACATATATTAAATTTAACATGTGAAACAAGTTCAAATTTAAATTTGGAGTTTTGTTTCAAGACCCTTTGGACCTCCCTGGCTCAAAATAGTCCAAGCAACCTGTGCTGCCAGCAAAGGCACATGCCAAGACATCACATGACAAATACGTGATTAAATAGAAAAGATAATTGTGTTTTCCTAGTTTTCCTTAGATTATAAGAACTTATTGTGTACCTGCTCTATTATCAGACCACCATTCTGTTGGACAGATAGGGGTTTAGCTGTAGAGGGAGAAGCCGCGGCAGCCTGTTCTCCTTTGGTTCCAGGGAACATGGGAGGAAGTGGCTCCAGTGCTTCTGGTCTGTTCCAGAACAGCCTTTGCAGGTCATTGCGCTCTGAGCCCACCTTTAAAGAACACACCAGAAGCTTGGCTGTGTGCGTTCTCTACTACTGAGGACCCATAGGAGAATTAGTAGCTGACAGTGCTGTTCTACTTTCACAAAAGGACTTTTTCAAAGCATTAATAAAAATCAACTTCAcaaaccaaaaaccccaaatTTTTACAAGTTTAAcctatgttggggcacctgggtggctcagtgggttaaagcctctgccttcggctcaggtcatgatcccagggtcctgggattgagccctacatcaggctctctgctcagcggggagcctccttcctcctttctctctttttgcctgcctctctgcctaattgtgatctctgtctgtcaaataaataaataaaatctttaaaaaaaacaaccaagtttaacctatgttaatttttttccctcccttttagATGCTCCTGTCCCTTggaacttcttttttgttttcttgctttgggAAGTGGGAGGGAAATTATCTGTTCTGTTGTTAACCTTTCAACTAAGAATTCtgatttatggggcgcctgggtggctcagtgggttgggcctctgcctttggctcaggtcgtgatctcagggtcctgggatcaagccccgcatggcatcatcaggctctctgctcagcagggagactgcttcctcctctctccctgcctgcctctctgcctacttgtgatctttctctgtgagtcaaatagattttaaaaatcttaaaaaaaaataataaaattaaaattaaaagaattctgATTTAATTCTTACTGCACAGCATATGCATTGATTTATACCATTCTACTCAAGTGTTCTATTCAAATCTataatgttcttctttttttttttttttaagatattattcatttatttcacagagagagagagatcacaagtaggcagagaggcaagcagggagagaggaggaagcaggctccccgaggagcagagagcctgatgcggggctcgatcccaggaccctgagatcatgacccaggccaaaggcagaggtttaacccactgagccacccaggtgccccaaatctatAATGTTCTACTCAGACTTGAGCttcttcattaaaaagaaaaaaaaaacttttttttttttggggggtccTCTTGATACTTTTAAGTATAAGAGTATTGGTGGTATATGTCTGATACTATTTTAAGCTATCTGTTTctgtttggttttattatttatagtGAGCTAATTGCCATCCAGCATTCCCACTGTTTGGGTTCTTCAAAGTCTGCCCCTAGAGAGGATGAGAAATTGATAGAGACAGAGCCCTCTTCAGACGCAAAGAACTCACCTAAGATTTTGTTATTCAACAAAGAGGCACCATCGTCCAGTGACAAGGTTTGTATTTTGCTTAGAAATACCCAGTTTATTCAAGCAAAACTCCTCCCCAACAGACTTTTAATTCTTCTGTAGTACTGCTTTTTAGTGTgcttaattttggtcattcttcagttttgttgttgttgttttttaattatgggatttttttttttttttaaagattttgtttttatttatttgatagagagagagaccagaagtaggcagagaggcaggcagagagaaaggaggaagcaggctccttgcagagcagagagcccgatgcggggctcgatcccaggaccccgagatcatgacctgagccgaaggcagcggcttaatccactgagccacccaggcgcccctaattatgGGATTTTAATGATATCATTTAACCAAAGTCAGAGTTGCCTTAAAATATTATCCTATAGATTACAAGTCTAGTTAAAATGTccctcaggggcccctgggtggctcaggggttaaagcctctgccttcggctcaggtcataatcccagggtcctgggatcgagccccacatcgggctctctccttggcggggagcctgcttcctcctctctctctctgcctaaaaaataaaatctttaaaaaaaaaaaatgtccctcaGGCCGTCCAGGTGATTggtagatacatatatatacatacacatatatttttattgtaccttattttattttatatatatatatttttaagatttttgtgagagagagagagaacaaacagggggagtggcaggcagaggggaagcaggctcccactgagcagggagcctgatgtggggctcgatcccaggaccctggaatcattgcttgagccagaggcagaggcttaactgactgagccaatcaggcatcccacacacatatattttaaacatagcAAAAAATGAAGGCTGTAACAAGCAATATGCACCTACATTCAGACTTAACATGCTtacattttgccatatttgcttaatttttcttgtttgagaaataaaatgtagataaAGTATGAGTCCACTGCCCCGTCCCCCCACCAGTTAATCACCATCCTAAAGTTGCATTTATACTTGTTCTTATACTTTTACTACATAGAAGCATATTTAAGTACTATATGATGTTGTTTTGTGTTTAAAATGTACAccagtggggacacctgggtagctcatttgatTAAGCCTtctattcttgatttcagctcagatctcggctcagatcgtgatcttggtgttctgggattgagccccacactcagcggggagtctacttgaaattcttccttctgcccctccccctgctctctttcaaataaataaattcaaaataaattaaaataagggtgcctgggtgtctcagttggttaagcatctgcctcgggCTCacgtcaggatctcagggtcctgggatcgagtcctgcattgtcAGCCTCcttgttcagtgaggagcctgcctctccctctgctgtttcccctgcttatgctctctctctatcaaataaataaaatctttaaaataaaataaaatgggggcgcctgagtggttcagtgggttaaagcttctgtccttagctcaggtcatgatctcagggtcctaggatcaagccccgcatcgggctctctgctcagcagggagcctgcttccccatctctctctctgcctgcctctctgcctacttgtgatctgtcaaaaaaataaataaaatctttaaaataaaataaaacatacataaatgGTAAAATACTATTTCTATCCTTTTGCAATGtgattttttccagctttgtgaCTATTTTATGGTATTTATCCATGCCAGTACTTGAAGGCTTAGTCTCTCCATTTTGATTGTTGATTGACATGTAGTCCCTTGATCTGAATAAACTCCTCCTGATGGTCGGTGAGGTTGTTACTATTTGTCACTGTTACGGATGAGCCAGTCAGGGTCTTCGCCATAAATGGGACCTTCACTGCAGCCCTTTCACAGAAAATAAGTTCAAGTGAACTTAATTACTTTTGGTGTTTTTTGAGGGAGGATGATGTGCTTTGAAACtgatctgagttcaaatccttGTCTTGCTTTGTCTTAGCTCAATGACCTaagtaaaattatttactttctttgagcctcagtttcttacgTGCCGATATGCAATAGTAACATTACACCTAAATGTTACCTAAATGTTATTCTACAGGGCCTGGCCCCTAACAGGTATCTGATGAGTgttctttttgttaaaaattgaTTTTACCAAGTGTTACCTAGAATCTGGAGCAACACGGACTTTCATTCACTGGTGGGAGGGAAATTCATTTGGGGAAGCACTTTGGTAGTtgcttaaaaagttaaatatacaccTGCCATATGACCCAACTATTCCACTGCTAGAGGAATGGAAACATGGCCACACGGGGACTTGCATGTGAATATTTAagcagctttatttgtattagctaaaaactggaaacaaggggctcctggatggctcagttggttgagcaactgccttcggctcaggtcatgatcccagggtcctgggatcgagccccacatcgggctctctgctcagtggggagcctgctcctccctctcccactttccctgcttgtgctccatctcgctgtgtctctctctgtcaaataaataaataaaatcttaaaaaaaaaaaaacctaatacaCATCATTAGTTAAAGAGACAAACTGTGGTGTATCCATGCGATGGAGTACTTCTCaggaacaaaaaagaataaactacttATGCATGCGtaacatgggtgaatctcaagataattatgctgagtgaaagatgCCAGACAGACAAAAGGATGaatgcatttatataaaattccagaaaatgcaaactaGTCACtgatgacagaaaacagatcagtgttGCCTGGGAATGAGAGGAGGGATTCAGAGGCCAGAATTCCTAAGGAGCATAGGCTTTGATGAATAGAATACCTTTCATTGTGGGTATGGTTTCAGGTATTTGCTACTATCCTTTTTAGCTCTAATGAGACCCTTTTTTCAatgttaatacctattttcctgaagcagTATATGACATTGCATGCTTATGttgtccatatatacatatatatttaggtgtgtgtgtatacacctgTGCAGACACAGAGATCTTCTAGATTCAGGTCAGTAGTGATCATCTTTGTTCCTGGAAAAttagaattaactttttttttaagtaggctccacacccagcgtggagcctgatgtgagacttaaACTCACAACTCCAAAATCAAAActtgagcagagatcaagagtcagatgcttaactgactgagctacccaggaacccctagaGTTAACTttccttaagtttattttttttttaagattttatttatgtatttgagagggagagtgtgagaaagagaaggagcagagggtgagggagaagcagattccccgctgagcagggagcccgacatggggcttgatcccggactccagaatcatgacctgagctgaaggcagatgtctaaccgactgagccacccaggcacccagaatcaACTTTCCTTAGTGAAAAAAATTGTCTAAGTACTTTGGAGAGTGGCTGTCATGCTAAAACTTCAGATGCCaaacttgaaaattaaatgagaacaaACTAAGGCACATAtccacttattttaaaaagcttacaAGCTTTTAGTGTCAAAGCTACATTTTGCAATATTTTGGCTAACACTAATTAGCAAGCTAATTATGGCTTTAGAAAATTGATGTAAGAGAGCTAAACAATgcctaggattctttttttttttttttttaagatttttatctttaggggcacctgggtggctcagtcggttaagcatctgccttcggctctggtcatgatcccagggtcctgggattgagccccacatcaggctctctgttctgcagggagcctgcttccccctccctctctgcctgcctctctgctacttgtgctctttctctctgtcaaataaatgaataaaatcttttaaaaaaaatatggattctacc encodes the following:
- the CCDC62 gene encoding coiled-coil domain-containing protein 62 isoform X8 — protein: MNPSATFLAGRQDKDIIEAVNHIADCSGKFKLLEHALRDAKMVETCIVKEKQDYKQKLKTLKVEVNKLKEDLNEKTTENNEQREEIIRLKQEKSCLHDELVFTAEREKRKDELLDIAKSKQERTNAELHNLRQIYVKQQSDLQFLNFNVENSQELIQIYDSKMEESKVLESSRDMCLSDLENHRPKVDIKREKNQRSLVKDAKFETTFPQNRSDRSPCDMCKEKKRQGNPSFGEKNVFAISSLFTKDLLEKQKSWSLGGKMQIEPENQSRLCKIHTKSPKGNGIGIQNEEKQLSETSTSSDERQWHDVNVYLGLASCSGSRQPEKPDVESQDDIERSGVSCCHENETCLGESDMYESKCCHPSNFIIEAPGPMSDMEWMSIFKPSKVQRIVRHKSVCTCSESAGGRKYNSATSELIAIQHSHCLGSSKSAPREDEKLIETEPSSDAKNSPKILLFNKEAPSSSDKDDFSPTSKLQRLLAESRQMVTDLELSTLLPISSENLSNSARNNLEVAEESAQKNTFLSN
- the CCDC62 gene encoding coiled-coil domain-containing protein 62 isoform X1; protein product: MNPSATFLAGRQNIGSEVEISTIEKQRKELQLLIGELKDRDKELNDMVAVHQRQLLSWEEDRQKVLTLEERCSKLEGELHKRTEIIRSLTKKVKTLESNQIECQAVLQKTQLQLQEMAQKATHSSLLSEDLEARNENLSNTLVELSAQVGQLQAREQALTTMIKLKDKDIIEAVNHIADCSGKFKLLEHALRDAKMVETCIVKEKQDYKQKLKTLKVEVNKLKEDLNEKTTENNEQREEIIRLKQEKSCLHDELVFTAEREKRKDELLDIAKSKQERTNAELHNLRQIYVKQQSDLQFLNFNVENSQELIQIYDSKMEESKVLESSRDMCLSDLENHRPKVDIKREKNQRSLVKDAKFETTFPQNRSDRSPCDMCKEKKRQGNPSFGEKNVFAISSLFTKDLLEKQKSWSLGGKMQIEPENQSRLCKIHTKSPKGNGIGIQNEEKQLSETSTSSDERQWHDVNVYLGLASCSGSRQPEKPDVESQDDIERSGVSCCHENETCLGESDMYESKCCHPSNFIIEAPGPMSDMEWMSIFKPSKVQRIVRHKSVCTCSESAGGRKYNSATSELIAIQHSHCLGSSKSAPREDEKLIETEPSSDAKNSPKILLFNKEAPSSSDKDDFSPTSKLQRLLAESRQMVTDLELSTLLPISSENLSNSARNNLEVAEESAQKNTFLSN
- the CCDC62 gene encoding coiled-coil domain-containing protein 62 isoform X3, translating into MNPSATFLAGRQNIGSEVEISTIEKQRKELQLLIGELKDRDKELNDMVAVHQRQLLSWEEDRQKVLTLEERCSKLEGELHKRTEIIRSLTKKVKTLESNQIECQAVLQKTQLQLQEMAQKATHSSLLSEDLEARNENLSNTLVELSAQVGQLQAREQALTTMIKLKDKDIIEAVNHIADCSGKFKLLEHALRDAKMVETCIVKEKQDYKQKLKTLKVEVNKLKEDLNEKTTENNEQREEIIRLKQEKSCLHDELVFTAEREKRKDELLDIAKSKQERTNAELHNLRQIYVKQQSDLQFLNFNVENSQELIQIYDSKMEESKVLESRDMCLSDLENHRPKVDIKREKNQRSLVKDAKFETTFPQNRSDRSPCDMCKEKKRQGNPSFGEKNVFAISSLFTKDLLEKQKSWSLGGKMQIEPENQSRLCKIHTKSPKGNGIGIQNEEKQLSETSTSSDERQWHDVNVYLGLASCSGSRQPEKPDVESQDDIERSGVSCCHENETCLGESDMYESKCCHPSNFIIEAPGPMSDMEWMSIFKPSKVQRIVRHKSVCTCSESAGGRKYNSATSELIAIQHSHCLGSSKSAPREDEKLIETEPSSDAKNSPKILLFNKEAPSSSDKDDFSPTSKLQRLLAESRQMVTDLELSTLLPISSENLSNSARNNLEVAEESAQKNTFLSN